Proteins co-encoded in one Glandiceps talaboti chromosome 22, keGlaTala1.1, whole genome shotgun sequence genomic window:
- the LOC144452214 gene encoding cilia-and flagella-associated protein 96-like, giving the protein MSKDTGGKTDMERVGLFKEMDYTTIGDRYVPRTGRAFNEAASKGRQMLPGGSKSKSALQAGYFDGNFARVFSGEGYSDPVKRRRQTRLKESQKNLGKAFLPSNGDKKPSGLGNHYGTFTGAVGAFSPVKRGGKAYSAPGKNVLTNPGKIGTGYGYVGITIGGTYKHSPDAYDRPKEMRKKEQQSHKSQMKGSAFKLNMHPKDYFDSNPYHTEKPLPPIKRTGSGKRDGVKPFKPSSPAKAIGGMKAGTFDPYPSHSNDPYKPKGKKPEPPVNKTGKIFMPSPGPKSAPKNSIVNQNVFRSINSTNFKQVSAVMAY; this is encoded by the exons ATGTCGAAAGATACGGGAGGAAAAACCGATATGGAACGGGTTGGCCTGTTCAAAGAGATGGACTATACAACCATAGGGGACAGATACGTACCTCGTACAGGCA GAGCATTCAATGAGGCAGCCAGCAAGGGTAGACAAATGCTACCTGGTGGAAGTAAAAGTAAATCAGCTCTCCAGGCAGGTTACTTTGATGGCAACTTTGCACGTGTGTTCTCTGGAGAAGGGTACAGTGACCCCGTGAAAAGGAGAAGACAAACGAGACTGAAAGAATCACAAAAAAATTTAGGAAAAGCATTTTTACCAAGCAATGGAGATAAGAAACC ATCTGGACTGGGAAATCACTATGGTACATTTACTGGTGCTGTTGGTGCATTCAGTCCGGTCAAAAGAGGAGGCAAGGCTTATTCTGCACCCGGCAAAAATGTGTTGACCAATCCTGGAAAGATAGGTACTGGATATGGGTACGTTGGCATTACCATTGGTGGCACTTATAAACACTCTCCTGATGCCTATGATAGGCCTAAAGAAATGAGAAAG AAAGAACAACAGTCACACAAATCTCAAATGAAAGGCAGTGCTTTCAAACTCAATATGCATCCCAAGGATTACTTTGATTCCAACCCATACCATACGGAAAAACCCCTGCCTCCCATCAAGAGAACAGGCAGTGGAAAGAGAGATGGTGTGAAACCTTTCAAGCCAAGTTCACCAGCTAAAGCT ATTGGTGGAATGAAGGCTGGTACATTCGATCCCTATCCATCACACTCTAATGATCCATACAAACCTAAAGGCAAGAAACCTGAACCACCAGTCAACAAGACTGGCAAGATATTTATGCCATCACCTGGACCAAAGAGTGCTCCCAAGAACTCGATTGTCAATCAAAATGTCTTCAG ATCTATCAATAGTACAAATTTCAAACAAGTATCCGCAGTCATGGCATATTAA